Below is a window of Pochonia chlamydosporia 170 chromosome 7, whole genome shotgun sequence DNA.
AAAGTGAATGCCAAACTGGTGGCCGTGGGCAGCCATCACAACAGCCTGGCCAATTGAATGTCCAAAGCAATCCGGCAGATACATATTGTAATATATCACAAAGTGTCCGATTAATTAAAAACGAGTCTAAACTTATCCATTTCCTAATTCGAATCTACACCCCTGTCCTCTGTTCCGCCAAGCCTCAGCCGTTGAATATtccaaacattgaatcttGTCCCCGCCGACGTCATCGACTCAACTTTGAACCGGAGCTTTGCATCCGCATCCCAAAACGGCCACAATCACACCAAACCTGCTTTCATGCTACTgcaagccattgcaaacTGTATGTCATGCCATAGTCATAGCTTGGCCTCGGTTAAAAAATTCCAAAGCTACAGACAAGCTTTAAATAGCCCATTGAGCCCTGTGCCTGGCCGTTTCCTCCACCCATCAcaatctcatctcatcagcGTTGTAATCTACTCCCAAGATGCTTTCACGACAATTGCCCCGGCTCGTTACTAGACGGGCACGATTTCCTCAGTCCAGTCGCCAGCTTCGCTACCAATCTACCTCGACTGCTTCTGGCAGTAGCTCCAACTTTGCGACCGGCGTTCTCGGAGGCGTGGTGGGAGCAACTCTCGCGTATGGCGTATACTCATTCACGCCAGCTGGTCGCACTGCATCCAAGCtcaacaaagctgctgctgaagctaATAAAAAGTATGACGCGGCTGCTAAATCCTTGCAGAAGAATACGCCCACCGCGGATCAGGCTGTCGATTCTATCAAGCAATTCGCCTATTCTTACGCGGCATGGATCCCCGGCGGAAGGGGCTACGTCGACGCCGCGTTTAAGGACTGGGAGACTGTGCGCGATAGCCACAAGGATGAGGTGGATGCTATTGTTAGCGATACCTATAAGAAGCTGGGTGATGTTTCCAAGGCAGGCTTGAGTTTGGAGACGGCATCCCGGGCAGTCGACGTCCTGGCGGAGATGTCAAGACGGATTGCGGAACTATCGGGAGATGCTCTCTCTGATATTCTGGATAATCATCCCAAGGTTAAGGAAAAGTTTGGCGGAAGCATAGACCAGCTCAAGTCCATGGCGGAGAACTACGGACCCGAAGCAAAGAAACAGGTTGACCAGACGTGGAGTCAGGTTAGGGATATTTTCTCAGGCGGCTTCTCGGAAGAGAACCTCAACAAGGCGAGAAAActggtggaagaaaaagtacaGCAAGTGAAGAGCCTAGGCGATGAAACATGGCAAAAAGGCATTGAAGCGGCGAAACCGTATCTCGACAAGAAccccaagatcaaggaacTCGTTGAGAAGAACGCGGATGCCTTGAAGCAGGGCAACGTGTCTCAGCTAtttgagaagctgggctCAGCAGAAAAGTCTGGCAACGCGGACGACGTGCAAAAGTATGTGCAGGGGGCGGtggacaaggtcaagtcgAGGGCTGAGGATGTGGCGGAGGGTTCGGGGCTAGAAAAGTACTTTGATATGATTCCCCAGGGTGGTGAGgttttggagaagttgagaaATATTGGGCAGATTGCGGAGAAGCATAGGGATGAGGGGGAGCAGCTGCTCAAGGAGACGGTGGAGGATTTgaagaaggtgttggagaagaagggggaGAGGGCGGAGGAGATTGTGAGGGAGGCTAGGAAGACGGCTGAGCgggaggcaaagaagaagacggagTGAGTGTTTGTGAGATTCTGGTGTTGATATTACCCTGTAGTTGGGGGTCGGCAGACCTTTAGTGAGGAGAATTAGAGGAAGTCATATGGCATATCGAATACATTAATTGCAAATTGTACCCAATATCTGCAAACTGGAACGAGCTATGTGAGGAGCGGTCATACCATCATATTTGTGACGTTTGGATGTTTGTGGAATTGGATGAGGTCAAAATCGGGGGTGACGTCGGGTTGAGTCCAGCACACCTGTGCCGCATACCTCAACGCCCCTTTCAATTTGTAAAGAAAAGGTATAAACAGAGTTTAGTGTCCTATTTGCCCCGATGATTTCAGAGCGTGAAAGTAGAACCAGCTGAGCAGCTCGTGAGCAGACCTGTCGCACATCCTTCTACATATCCTTCCATGCACACATGTAAAAGCACAGTAATGACGCATGATCCGACAGAACGCACCCACCGGCAAAATGACTAATCTGATGAGATAATTCCCGGGGCTATTCCACGAAGAGAACATCTCATACGCATCGGTCGTTGCTGCTCGCCCGGCCCGAGAAATACTAACGCCCCATTGGTTCATTCAACGGTCCAACAAACACCTTCGGGCCCGAAGCCAAATCCGCCATTCTGATTGGTTAAGCCAGCAGAGCAATTGGTGTAAGTCCATCATCataaatagtatatattaCCTTTTACCAAATCACTCTACAAGTAAACATAAAAACATCTACATAACTCCATTCATATATCATTCCAAAATGGCggaacaaccaccaaacacGCCTCAAGCAGACCTCGAATCCGCCCAACCCCCAACCAAAGAACCGGATCCTAACCTCATAACCTTCCCACCCTCCGACCCCGAACACCCGCGTAACTGGCCGCAATCAACGAAATGGAAAACAACATGGACCGTAtccctcttcgtcttcatctccccCATATCCAGCGCAATGATCGCCCCCGCCCTAGAAGACCTCGGCCGCAGTCTCAACATGCACGGCAACGTGGAGGTCTATCTATCCatggccatcttcatcttaGCATACGCCGTGGGACCCATCTTCTTTGGCCCTGCGTCCGAACTCTACGGCCGTGTGAGGATACTGCAAATTACGAATTTGTGGTACTTGGCGTGGAATTTGGGCTGCGGCTTCGCAACGACGAAGGCGGAGTTGTTTGTTTTCCGGTTCCTGGCTGGTATAGGCGGTAGTGCGCCtttggctgttggcggcggtgcAGTGAGGTGAGCCGTCACTTCTAGAAATCATGAGATATACTGACGGGATAGTGATATGTGGAGTCCTGATGAGCGTGGGAAAGCAATGGGCATGTATACCATGGGTCCGATGCTGGGTCCTGTCATTGGCCCTATTGCTGGTGCGTTTATAGCCCAGTATTCTACGTGGCGATGGGTATTTTACTCGACTAgtattgctgctggtgttgtgcAGGTTATTGGTTTTGTGTGGCTGAAGGAATCGCACCCTGCTACGATTTTGCGCTGGAGGAGGAACCGTCTTGTGAAAGAGACGGGGAATGAAGACCTTCATACtggtgcggaggaggagagtATTGCAAAAACGTTATTACATGCGGTGCAGAGGCCGGTACGCATGTTTACCACACAGCCCATCGTTGCTTGTATCGCCATCTACATGGCATACCTATTCGGCACGCTGTACCTCATGTTCGCGACCTTTCCTACCATATGGACAAAAGTCTATGGTGAGTCCCAAGGAATAGGAGGGTTAAACTACCTCTCCATAGCAattggcagcttcatcggTATACTGTTGCAGCTCAAAATGGTGGACCGCATCTACCGCACCCTAAAAACGAAGAACAACGGCATCGGGTGTCCCGAGTTCCGCATGCCAAGCATGGCATTCGGCTCCGTTGTACTGACAATCGGATTATTCTGGTACGGATGGAGCATAGGACACGCGCACTGGATCATGCCCAACATTGGAGCCTTGATAGTCAGCGTCGGCGTGATTTGCTGCCTGCAGGGAATGCAGATGTACATTGTGGATTGCTACCAGACCTACGCGGCGAGTGCGATGGCTGCGTGTGCGGTACTCAGGAGTCTCGCGGGCTTTGGGTTTCCTCTTTTTGCGCCGTATTTGTATGAGGAGCTGGGTTATGGCTGGGGGACGAGTGTTTTGGCGTTTGTGAGTATTGCGGTTGGATGGGTTGCTCCGGTTGTGTTTTGGGTTTGGGGGCCGAGGTTGAGGGCTGTGTCTAGGTTTGCGTCGGGGTGATGTGTGTTGTTTGAGTCCTAGGGCTTGTAAGGAGTAGGTGGAAGAATTCGGTGCACATTAGATGGTGAGAGTGTAGGACTGTTGTGTTTTGTAGGTTGGGCGGTATGTGTCGGGATGCTGGTGGGTGTTGCGGTTGCAACATTATGGCATAGACGTGTTTGTATAATGTATTTAGACGACATCGCAACTCaagtgaagatgatgaataATTTGTCAAGTACCCAGTGATATCAATATTCGCTCATATGTGCTTCTCAGTGAAGAAAGTGCCAGCCCACTTTGTATGCTGGGAATTTGCTTCAACATTCCCGGTTTCATACAtctacagtggggggtcagaagtatttaaacaaggaaaggtattGCATATCGTGTTGTGggctgaggcatattgagctgtgttagtgtatacttggatatgttcaaatacctttgaccacagactgtaattGTAGTGCTTAAGCAACTCTATGAACTTTTGCTGTCACCACACCTTCTGGATGACAGCCATCAGCGTCTGATGCGGCATGGCTATTTATGTCGCCAGCACAATTGCTTGCCGCGCATATGTATTAACGCCTTCCTTTGCcaaatcctcatcgtcaactGTATCCAAAGTCCACTGTGCGGGAAatatccatttgatccattcaCCACCCCATAGTATTACCGCCAAGCCCCAATCTGAAATCTCGTCAGACCAATTCCAACATGCCGCCATTCCAAGGAGAGAAATTGGAATAGATATGAAGCAGGGGACCAGCACCGCAACCTCGGGCCATCGCGTGACGATAAAGTACAGGGCCACTCCTATGATACCAAGCCAGAGGCCACCCATGGcgaggaaaaggagaaacaTAATGGGCAAAACAACCATGGAGAGTAAACTCATGACTGCTGTGAAAAAGAAGATAAACTTGGCGATTGCACGGTTGCCCACTGTGTTTAGACGCCTGGATGCAGTTCCCGCACCAGGGGGAGAAAACCGGTTGAGGATTGTGGCACGAAAGTGCAGAAGAACAATGCGGAAAGACGGCGATCGTATTGATACTCGGATCAGATACGTCGTCAATGCCACGACTGATAGCGCGAGTCCCCAAGTCCAGATCCGCGGCGGCGCGGAAGTGAGTTCAAATACTTGCATGGAAAAGATGGAAGTAATGAAGGATACAGGAATAAAGAAGAATGCCAGCTCGGTAAGCTTGTTAATGCCTGAAGTTTGTTCAATTACTGTCGACGATTGTGCAAGTGTCATGGAGGAGACTAGCAAATTCATCGTCTGTTCGCTGCGACGCTGCAAGTCTTGCACTTCTGCATTCAATTCCACAATCTCCTGATGGTCATGCTGTGGCACTTTGAGGATCATGAAAGACTTTTGCAGATGATTAACCCAGTCGCACAGCTCTTGCAAGGTAGACCGCATCCACGTGAGATTCTGCCGCGTAGAGTTGCCAATAGATTCCACCAACTGCTCGTACAGTGTTGCCGTTAGGTCGTTATCCAAATGATCCAACTCTAGGCGCATCTCTGCCAGGAGTTGCCAAAAGTCGTCAAGAACAAGCTGGTGAAGAATTGAGGGAATAAGCGATTCATCTTGCAACATGGCTTGCGTGGGAGTATTGGAGAGAAGACGTTCGGCCAACTTCGAAGTTGATAGGGCATACTTTCGAGCGAAGTCGCGATCTCGTGAATGGGATTTGGGGTTCTTATACTCGGCTCGCAGCTCATTTTCGTAGTCTTGGTCGTACTCATCGTCACTGGTATAATCAGACTCGGACTCGGATTCTGACTCGGTACTCACGCCATGTTCTTCGTCATTTCCTTCGCTGTGGTGGAAATCCTTGAGCCCAAACTTTTTGTTCTGTTTTCTCCTCTGAGCCAAGTCCTCCTTTCGCTTTTTCTTAATATCCTTTTTCGGGGTTAGAGGTGGAGGCGGATCGAGAAAGGTCTCTTCCACCTCGGCAGTACGCCAAAGCTCATCGTCAGAGTACGATTCAATTTCCATCGGCCTCGGCATGAAGGTAAGGGAAGGTGTTGTTTCGTTTGTGAGGCTATTCGTCATACATCGCGGAGGATCAAAAACAACGATATCTGAACAAGTGGTTTAGCAAAGTTGAGCTCCATACTGACATGTAGATACGAACCTATTCTCTGGCCGTGTTCATCTTTTCCTGACCAGAAGCTAGTGCCTTCCGGAGCCACGACTCTCAAGTCTCTGTTCTTCCACGCCGTGACATTTTTGGGAAGACCATCAAAAGTACTGTAGGCACGGTATATATTGGACGCTTTGGCCCTCGTTTGCAGTTTATCCCCCtccatgctcttcttggatCTCTTGACTGCCATAGCGTGCCTGATGAGCCTGCGTCGCGTCATGAAGAATCCATATTTGTCCAAGAATACATCTCTTTCGACAAGCCATCTTCCATCGCCTATTCTGTACTCAATTTCGTCTTCATTGAACCCTTTCTTCCCGAGATAGTGCATCAAGCCGAGCCGAGCCCACCTGACATGTCCCCAACCTCGGCCTCTGGTTCGATTTGGGGAGTTCCATTGCGTCCGTTGACCAATACCCGGCAGTGACCGATGACGAAATCGAGTCTCACGCTCTGCCCAGTTCATCCAAACTGCGTTTGACACTTTAAGTTGACTGTCGCTTGCAGCATAACCAGAGTTGGTCAGATGGTCGAACCAAAATTCCGCATCAATAGAATAGAGTTGTCCCAAAGCGCCCATGACGAACCGGCTCAAGTCATCTACCAACAGGACTCTGACAGCACATTCTTTCGGCCTTGATTGCAAAGCGGCACACAGTTCAGCCTTTTCCGTGACTGCTGTTTTCCGAGGAGTCGATTCGTCGTTGATATAGTCTAAAATTGTGATTGTACTGCACTTGAGTCCTTCATGCTTCTCGCGCCTGGTTACACTCAGCCAACGTGGATCCCATCGAGCACGGTTTTCCAAGTTATTCATGTAAATTTCGGCGAGTGTCTCGAGCCAGTGCGACAGGTCTGGCAGCAGCTGCGGCTTGATCTCTGCTGTACCATGAAGGCCATGGCTGCGCTGTCTGGTCTCGTGGGCTTCTGCTTTGATCCTTCGTGCGGTGTCTGTATTGGTTCTCGTCTTGCTCGCTGGCGGGCCAATATTGGCCTGATCGGGCGACCATGTCGAAGCTTGTGTAAGATTACTGGCATCTTCGAGCGAGTTGCGTGGGACATTATAGTCTGGGTTCCAGCGCTGCGACTGTGGCCAGTCCAAAGCGTAGGTGTCCTGCGAGTCGGTTTGGTTCACAGATGCCCGGGATCTTCGAGGCATCGTCGGGTGCAGTTGCGATGTTTAGAAGTCCAAATATGTGTAAATGGGGCAGGAATTGCTTCCTTCCCTCCTCGTGATACGGAGGTTCGCAAAAAGTCGGTGACATTATCGAGAATTGCTTTGAAGACCCGAAAGGAAACCAGCTCTTTCGACCCCATGTTCGTGTGCCGGGGCTAGATCCAAGCCTAACTGCTGATGGACCATGGGTCCCTGAATTATGCAAGCCTCATTCGCAGCTGAGACGATGACTGCATACATTAGTGAAATTGTCTAATCTTACAAACACTGAAAAATGGCAAGCTTTGTACCGTCGTCCATCCTCACCACATAGTGCATGTGTCGCGGAAACAGTTGGACTTTGATCTACAGATGAGTTAATATATCTGGCAGACCCATTTATGTTTTCTTACCAAATATCGCAGAGCAGTCTTTCCTGGTTGGTGGAAGCCTTTGccaagatgtcaaggtcTTGCTGTAGGGTCCACCAAGATCCACCGACCGACGCAGaaaaattgaattgaagAAGCCTCATGTCCAGGGCAGTACGTCGTCGATTTGATCTTCAAGAGAGGTGGCAGTGGTGTCGAAACCATCGTCAGGGATGGAAACTGCTCTAAGTGCTGAATGAtgattgatggtgatggtgacaGTTGAAGGGCTGGCGTTgtgacatttgatgccgAACGtgacatggaaggaaggagcggTTGGGTGCTGTATGTAGGTACCTGCCCAGATACCTCAAGTACCTaggtcagaagtatttgaacagggaaaggtatcgcatatctcgttgtgtgctgaggcatattgagctgtgttagtgtatacttggtTATGTTTAAATACATTagaccacagactgtaggtacctacctaggtacctaggtaggtaggcatCGTCCAGAGAAACCCAAGTACCAATATACCTTCAAATGTTTCGACCCTGGCCGCACCTTCCCTGACATGATGTTTTGGTTTGTTCACCAAGTTGCTCGAGTTTGGCCAACAAACGGGCTCAAGTTGTTTCATGTTTCCATCCagtctactccgtacaatcTTTCACACTTCCGCGTACCAGCTTCGGCTTGTCACTCAATCTCGGGTTACTTATATTCTTGCTACATCTACATTGCCGCGACAACAGACTCTTTAATTTTATTTTTCTTATCTTCTTCCCCCAGAAATGTTTCAACTATCAGCGCCATGGCAAAAACTTCTCCCAATCACTCGTCAGCCTACAGTTGCCAGCACACACGAACCCGTTCTGCTCTACAGATATGGCGGTTATTGCCCTGTGGACTTGTCGCAAAAACTAAACGACGGCCAATATCTTGTACTTTGCAAATTGGGATGGGATTCCTGGTCCACCCTATGGGCGGCTAGAGACTTAAAAGCTCAGTGAGTTTTGACGCAACATCTTTTCTCCTACCGGCTTGCTGACCGCGTAAATAAGTCCCGATGCTGCGAACGGCGTTGTTACTCTGAGGATAATGACTGCTCTAAAGTCGACGGCACTGCCCCCGGTAGAGGACATGCAGCCCATTTATGAGAGTTTAAAAACAGAATACGCTGCCACCATTCTTGATAGTTTTCTGGAGACTAGCGTCAATGGGGAACACAGGTGTTTTGTATTAGAACTCGTTGGCCCGACTCTGGAATGTGTCATATCCCAACACACTGGTTCCGTCCGACGACGAATGGGCACCAACCTCGTCCTCAAAGTAGCAAAGCAACTACTATGCGCAGTGCGCGCTTTTCATGAAATAGGTTGCGTACATAGAGGTATGCATTCCCAACCAAGTACATGACCACAACACATGACGACAGTACTTGATGTTACCCAGGTTGACAACTGGGACTGACAGACATTCACTGCGGCAACATTGCCTTTACATTACCAAAAAGCTACAGAATCGGACGGGCCGAAGCGATGACCCATTTGGGTCGTCGCAGTCTGATCAATCTATTGGGGCCGGATGATGCAATCCTTGAACCGTCTTTGCCAAAAACCCTGGTCCAGAGGCCAAAATTTAACACGAAACTAGTGAATGAATCCATTCGACTAATTAGCAGCTTGGACTTGTTTGGTCCTGACGTAGGGAAATGCATGGTTTGCGCAATGGAAAATACAACCCCCGAGGTATTGCTTGGTCAACCTTTAAatgagaagatggacatgtGGAATGTAGGCATTGTTGTAAGTAATAAGTCATGAAAAGGTTCCTCGCGGGCGTTGTGTCTAACATAGACCTCTACAGATATATTCCATGATCTTCGGGGATACGCCGTTCAAGGATTTGCAATGTCCTGTCATGTTGATACAACAAATGATAGGTTTTGTGGAAGACCTGCCTGATGAGTGGCATGACGTATGGACTGTTTTGCAGTATGAGGCTGGTCGAGAAGCGCCAACTGTCGCCACAAATTATCCACGGCCAAAGTCAAGGTTACAGGAGATGTTCGACCACCAGATTGCAGATGAGAGACTAAGTGGCCTTGCCGGCTTAATCAGAGGTCTGATGAGGTTCTTACCAGACCGCCATCTGTCAGCGGACACAGCCCTGAAGCACCTGGGCAAAATAATAGAAGGTGAACCAGTGGAGTGACCTGACGAATAAGTAGGGCTTACAAAATGTTGAATCTTCATAGCGAAAGTTTGCATTCAACTATTTTAGACAGGGTAAACGCAATGGTATTGGGGCCAGGCGGGCTCTTAGCCATGTATCTCTACCAAGTGAGTAGGAAGGCTTCCGTGGCCCCCATAGCGATCTCAATAGTGCTGTTATGAACCTTCTTTCTCAACGTGTCATTCCTAACCATTGTCTCTTGCCCTTGCTTTGAGTGCGGCCAGTCCAGGCCCGCCCATGTAATGTTCTGCGAAGCCGTTGAGTTGGGCCCTGTCAGTCGGCGCACCGTAA
It encodes the following:
- a CDS encoding apolipoprotein/apolipophorin (similar to Metarhizium robertsii ARSEF 23 XP_007825102.1) translates to MLSRQLPRLVTRRARFPQSSRQLRYQSTSTASGSSSNFATGVLGGVVGATLAYGVYSFTPAGRTASKLNKAAAEANKKYDAAAKSLQKNTPTADQAVDSIKQFAYSYAAWIPGGRGYVDAAFKDWETVRDSHKDEVDAIVSDTYKKLGDVSKAGLSLETASRAVDVLAEMSRRIAELSGDALSDILDNHPKVKEKFGGSIDQLKSMAENYGPEAKKQVDQTWSQVRDIFSGGFSEENLNKARKLVEEKVQQVKSLGDETWQKGIEAAKPYLDKNPKIKELVEKNADALKQGNVSQLFEKLGSAEKSGNADDVQKYVQGAVDKVKSRAEDVAEGSGLEKYFDMIPQGGEVLEKLRNIGQIAEKHRDEGEQLLKETVEDLKKVLEKKGERAEEIVREARKTAEREAKKKTE
- a CDS encoding MFS transporter (similar to Neosartorya fischeri NRRL 181 XP_001261411.1) → MAEQPPNTPQADLESAQPPTKEPDPNLITFPPSDPEHPRNWPQSTKWKTTWTVSLFVFISPISSAMIAPALEDLGRSLNMHGNVEVYLSMAIFILAYAVGPIFFGPASELYGRVRILQITNLWYLAWNLGCGFATTKAELFVFRFLAGIGGSAPLAVGGGAVSDMWSPDERGKAMGMYTMGPMLGPVIGPIAGAFIAQYSTWRWVFYSTSIAAGVVQVIGFVWLKESHPATILRWRRNRLVKETGNEDLHTGAEEESIAKTLLHAVQRPVRMFTTQPIVACIAIYMAYLFGTLYLMFATFPTIWTKVYGESQGIGGLNYLSIAIGSFIGILLQLKMVDRIYRTLKTKNNGIGCPEFRMPSMAFGSVVLTIGLFWYGWSIGHAHWIMPNIGALIVSVGVICCLQGMQMYIVDCYQTYAASAMAACAVLRSLAGFGFPLFAPYLYEELGYGWGTSVLAFVSIAVGWVAPVVFWVWGPRLRAVSRFASG
- a CDS encoding Mg2+ transporter protein, CorA-like/Zinc transport protein ZntB (similar to Metarhizium robertsii ARSEF 23 XP_007825104.1), which encodes MPRRSRASVNQTDSQDTYALDWPQSQRWNPDYNVPRNSLEDASNLTQASTWSPDQANIGPPASKTRTNTDTARRIKAEAHETRQRSHGLHGTAEIKPQLLPDLSHWLETLAEIYMNNLENRARWDPRWLSVTRREKHEGLKCSTITILDYINDESTPRKTAVTEKAELCAALQSRPKECAVRVLLVDDLSRFVMGALGQLYSIDAEFWFDHLTNSGYAASDSQLKVSNAVWMNWAERETRFRHRSLPGIGQRTQWNSPNRTRGRGWGHVRWARLGLMHYLGKKGFNEDEIEYRIGDGRWLVERDVFLDKYGFFMTRRRLIRHAMAVKRSKKSMEGDKLQTRAKASNIYRAYSTFDGLPKNVTAWKNRDLRVVAPEGTSFWSGKDEHGQRIDIVVFDPPRCMTNSLTNETTPSLTFMPRPMEIESYSDDELWRTAEVEETFLDPPPPLTPKKDIKKKRKEDLAQRRKQNKKFGLKDFHHSEGNDEEHGVSTESESESESDYTSDDEYDQDYENELRAEYKNPKSHSRDRDFARKYALSTSKLAERLLSNTPTQAMLQDESLIPSILHQLVLDDFWQLLAEMRLELDHLDNDLTATLYEQLVESIGNSTRQNLTWMRSTLQELCDWVNHLQKSFMILKVPQHDHQEIVELNAEVQDLQRRSEQTMNLLVSSMTLAQSSTVIEQTSGINKLTELAFFFIPVSFITSIFSMQVFELTSAPPRIWTWGLALSVVALTTYLIRVSIRSPSFRIVLLHFRATILNRFSPPGAGTASRRLNTVGNRAIAKFIFFFTAVMSLLSMVVLPIMFLLFLAMGGLWLGIIGVALYFIVTRWPEVAVLVPCFISIPISLLGMAACWNWSDEISDWGLAVILWGGEWIKWIFPAQWTLDTVDDEDLAKEGVNTYARQAIVLAT